The following DNA comes from Dehalococcoidia bacterium.
AAGATCTACGAGGTGCAGACCCGCGATCAGAAGATGAGCGTTTGGGGGCCGGTGAGCCAGTATGGGATCTTCGCGGGCGAAGATATCCGATCGCGGCTGCGGCCGACAGAGGCTTCTCATGGCTGAGCCCGGCCGGATCTTCGAGCCAGGGCCAAGCGGGAGCTGGGACGAGGAGGTGGTCTCCTGCCCGGTTGTGCTGCGCGAGGGCGGCCGCTTCCGGATGTGGTATTACGGCCGCGAGCGGAATTTCCCTGGCGGCGCGATCGAAGGGGGAGGGGACGGCATCCCGATGGGACGGACCGGGCTCGCCGAGTCATCGGACGGGATCCATTTCGTGCGGGTGGCCGGCCCCGGCCATCGCGGCGCCGTGCTCGACCCGAGCGGTGTTCCGGGACGTTTCGATAGCTGGCAGGTCGGCGGCACCGATGTGACCCGCGTCGGGGACCTCTACTCCCTCTATTTCATGGGCGCGTGGGACGGCGCGACGATGGTCGAGGGGCACCTGCGGAAGGGCTTCCCGCTCCGGATTGGGCTCGCCCGCTCCACCGACGGCCTCCACTTTGAGCGCGTGGACGGCCCCTACGCCGGCGCGGTGCTGACGAACGGCGCGCCCGGCGAGTGGGACGAGTGGTTTGTCGGCTGGCCGCGGATCCTCGCCCTGCCCGGAGGCGGCTGGCGCATGTATTACCACGGCGCTGGCCCGACCCATCCGCGCGCCGCGGGGATCGCCGAGTCGGCGGACGGCGTCCACTGGGAGAAACGGGGCGTCGTCCTCGCTCCCACGGGCAACTCCGACGATTTCGACTGCCGCGCTATTTCGACGCGCCACGTCATCCCTTGGCAAGGCGGGTATCTGATGGCCTACGAGGCGCTGCCCGCCGAGTCTCGCGGCTCCTACCGCATCGGCATCGCGACCTCACCGGACGGCCTGCGCTGGGAGCGGCTGCGCGGTCCGCTCACCCTCGGCTGCGTTCTTGATGTCGGGCCGGCCGGCACCTGGGATTCCCTCGCCATCGGCACACCGTATCTTGTGCCCGACGGCGCGGGGCTGCTGATGTACTACGTCGGCTTTGGCCCGCGGCCAACCGCCCGCGGCGTCGGCGGAAGCATCGGCCTCGCTCGCTGCGATGGCCGCGACCTGACGCGCTGGGAGAAGGTCAGCGCATGAGGCAGAGCCGAAACGCCAACAGCGCCGGCACCTAACCGAGGTGTGGCGGGCGGCGCTTCTGCTCACGCGCGGCGCTCATCTTGATCGAACGGGCGACAATTCGACAAGGCGGGGGCCGCCAGCCCCCTTCTTCGGAGGAGCAGCCTATGCAGCGTCCGCAACGGATCCCTCCCGGTCCGGGCCAAGAATCGGTGTGGGATTACCCGCGGCCGCCCCGGGTCGAGCCGGTCAGCAAGCGGCTCCGCGTTGTCTTCAACGGCACGACCATCGCCGAGACGACCCGCGGCTATCGGGTGCTGGAGACCAGCCACCCGCCGGTCTACTACTTCCCCCCGGATGACATCCTGCCGGGCGTGCTGACGCCGAACCCGCGGCAAACATTCTGTGAATTCAAAGGAACGGCAAGCTACTACGACGTGTGCGTCGGAGAGCGGACCGCTGCCGCTGCTGCTTGGACATACCGGGACCCGACACCGGCATACCGCGCGATCGCCAACTACGTTGCCTTCTATCCCTCGCGGATGGATGCGTGCTACGTCGACGACGAGCGCGTCCAAGCCCAGCCGGGCGATTTCTACGGCGGCTGGATCACCAGCGCCATCGTCGGCCCCTTCAAGGGCGGGCCGGGCACGGCGGGCTGGTAGGGAGCTCAGCGGCCGAAGGTTTCGATGACCGCGGCAAGGTAGTCGTTCACTCGCGGGCCGCCCGGCGTATAGAAGACAGGGACGTCATACAGCCCGTCCCACCGCTCGGCGAACTGGCGGCGCGCCTCGTCCGGAGGTCCAGTGATCGCGAGCGCATCGAGGAGCGTGTCGGGAAGCGCCGCAAGCGCGGCGTCGGTGGTGCCCGCAGCGAGCGCGGCGCGGACGGCAGCAAATGCCTGCTCCCACCCCATCCGGCGGGCGATTGCATCGAGCTTGGCTGGCTCTCCTTGGATCGCGCGGGCGTAGTACCGCCGGACATCGTCGCGGCAGGTCTGCCGGTCCGGCCCGATGGCGGTGAAGATCCAGCCGCTGACCGGCGGGCGCGGCCGTCCCGCTTCGCGCGCCCCTGCCTCGACTGCCGGGAGGATCACCTCCCGGGCCCAGTGCGCCGGCCAGAAGGGATGCCCCGCCACCCCGTCAGCGACCCGCCCCGCCATCCGCATCATCCGCGGCGTGAGCGCTCCGACATAGATCGGGATCGCGATCGCCGGCTGGCTCCCAAGGATGTCGAGCGAGAAGAAACGACCGCGGAACGGTCCCGGGGGACCGGCAAAATAGCGGCGCATCAGCGCGATCCACTCCGCCATCCGTTCCGCGCCGTGAGAACGCTCGCGCGGGAACTGCAGGGCAGCATCCGGGAGCGTTGTCGCCCCGATCCCGAGCCGGAATCGCCCGCCGGCGAGCCCCTGCAGCAGCCGCGCCGCGCTCGCCACGATCGCTGGCTCGTAGTTGTAGACCGTCAGGACGCCCGTGCCGACCGCAGCGCGCTGACTCGCGAGCACGACCGCCGCGGCATGGATCAGGCCGCCCTCGTGCCATACCTCATCGAAGCCGGCGGCCTCGGCACGCCGGACCCATTCGGCCTGCTCGGCGGGCGGCAAGAAGTTGATCACGATCCCTTTCGGCATCGTCTCCCCCTAGCGGAAACGGGGCATCACCTCGCGGGCAAACAGCCGCAGCATCTCGTGCTCCCGCTCAACCATGTTGAACAGAAAATGCGTCACGCCGATCTCAAGGTACTCTTGAATGCGTGCCGCGACGCGGTCGGGACCGCCTGCAAGATAGAGCGACCTTGCGCGCTCGACCGGAAAGCCGCGGCGCGCTGCGAGCGCTTCGAGGCGGCGGTCAGCCTCCTCGTCGCGCTCGGCGAGCACCAACGGGGCGCCCATCACGAGCTCGATCTCGTCGATCGCACGGCCAACTTCGTCGCAGTGGCGCTGGAGCACCTGCTTTTTGTGCCGCCACACCGCCGGCTCCCCCCACGTCTGCCAGGCGTCGGCGTGCCGCGCCACAATCCGCGCGGTCACCCGCTCGCCGGCGCCGCCAATCAGAATGGGCAGGCGCGGCTGAAGCGGTTTGGGATAGCAGAGGGCGTCCTTCAGCTGGTAGTACCGACCGTGAAAGTTCGCCCGGTGCTCCGTCCAGAGCAGCCGCAGAACCTGCACCGCCTCGTTCAGCCGCCGCAGCCGCTCCGGCACGTCGTAAAAGGGGATGCCATACATCGTGTGCTCGAGTTCGTACCACGCCGCCCCCATCCCCACATACAGCCGGCCGCCCGTGATGTGGTCGACCGTCGCCGCCATATTGGCAAGGACGGCCGGATGACGATAGGTATTGCCGGTCACAAGACAGCCGACCCGGAGGCGGCGGGTGAGCGCGCCTAGCGCGGTGAGGGTAGTCCAGCCTTCGAGGCAGTCATCCTCGATCCACGGCTCCTTGGTGCCCCCGGGGCTGATCGGGATGAAATGGTCAAAAGTCCACCCCGTATCAAAGCCAAGGTCATCAACCAGCTGGAAGACATCAAGCAGCTCTTGCCACGTAATATGCTGGGGGCCAACCTGAATGCCAAAGCGGATCGGAAAGTTCGCCATCGGCGCTCCTTGCGACAGTGTCGGCGCTTGGTAGCATGTCTGCCGCAAGGCCGTCAACTGCGCCGGAGGAGGGCGACGGCTGCCGCTGAGCCGGGGAACCGTCAGCAGCGCGGAGGGAGAGGAGCCCCGCGCCGCCCCATCGCTCGGGAGAGGACGGCGCGGAGTGGCGGAGCGCCGTTAGCTCGGCAGGATGACGCTGTCGATCACGTGGATGACGCCGTTGTCGGCGACAATATCAGCCTGAACCACGCGGGCATCATTCACTTTTACGCCGTCCGACGTGTCGAAGCGGACCTCTTGTCCTTGGACGGTCTTCGCGCTCGACATGGTGGCGACGTCAGCAGCCATCACCTTGCCCGGGACGACATGGTAGGTCAGCACGCTGACAAGCTTATCCTTGTCGGCCAGCAGCCCTTCGATCGTGCCGGCAGGAAGCTTGGCGAAGGCGTCGTCGTTCGGCGCAAAGACGGTGAAGGGGCCGGCTCCCTTGAGCGTGTCGACGAGCCCAGCCGCCTGCACTGCCTTAACGAGGGTGGAGAAGGATCCGGCAGCAACCGCCGTTTCAACGATGTCAGCCATGAGCGAGTCTCCTCACGATACGCCAAGATGTGGGGCTGCGAACGTTCGCAATGAGACTCTAGAGAACTCTGAACCGTCAGTCAAGCTTCATTTTTTGCGCCAAGCGACGCCCGGTGTTCTGTCCAGTAGTGGGTTGTCTTTGCCACCGCCGTGACCACGTTCTTGATCTCGTGTTCGAGCCGAAAGCGCGGACCAGCCGGCAGATAGATGACCGTGCCTTCCCGGCGGGCGAAGACATTCTCTACGATGATCGCCCGCAGCAGCCAAATCGCCATCTCCTCATCGTCACACCGGATGCCGATCCAGCCCGGCGACTGACTGAGCACCACCGGCAGTCCGGTGGTCATCGTGATCCCGCGTGTCAGTTCCGCGATAACGCGCGCGTACCCCTCCGGATCGGACTCGACTTCGCTCGGCGGCACGGGTTCGAGGAGTGTTCCCCGGTGAGGCGGACCGCCGGCCAGCGCAAGCTCACAGAACCCTGACCACACGCGGTCCCACGCCACTTGGCCCTGCTCATCGTAGACTAGGTCTGCCGCGCTCATCGGCGCGGCGCTCACGGATACCCCGCCGCGGTAGCGAGGCGGCAGGATGGCATCGAGTGCAGCGAGCGGGTGCGCATGGCTGAGACCGCCGTGCGTGTGCGTTTCCGCCATTTGCTGTCGCGCCGCCGCCTCGGCTTGCGCAGCGATATGCCGCACGATCGCCTGAACAATCTGAGGGTGGCCGCCGGCTGGCGCCAGTCGCTCGATCGTTAGCGCCGGGTCGGCCGCCTGCAGCTGCCCCAGCTGCTCATCGAGGCGCGCCAGCAGCGGCCCGCCCACCACCAGCAGAGGAGCGACGAGCAGCCGTTTCTCTCCCCGCGCAGTCAGTTGCTCGGCGGCGTCGGCGAGGCGCGGCCAGCTCCCATCGATGAAGGCATAATTCAGCGCTCGAATGTCAGCGCGCTCGGCAAGAAGCCGAGCAAGCCGAGCCACTTCCGCCCGCCATTCGCTGCTCGCGCCGGCTTCTGCAGCAAGGAGCACCGCTCCCGCCGGCGAGCGAGCAAGCTGCTCCGCCAGCGACCCCACAATCGCCTCGCCAAGCGGCGCCCGTCCCAGCCAATGGATGCTCACGGTCGGCATTGTCGCGCGGAGCGATTTGAGGGCCGCCGGCATCTCATCTGGCCCCGTCAAGCAGAGCGAGACGGCGCGGAGGCGATACTTCCCTCCCCCAGCGATCTGGCGGACAGTCGCCGCCGCCTTTGCCGCGCTTGTCAGCCACGCCTTCTCCGACGTCTGCGCCGCGAAGGCAGCGGCCAGAGCCGAGGCGGCAGCGTCGCTCTCGGCTCCATCCTGAACTATCAGGAGGACAGGCGCTGAAGAGAGACGAACCGATGGCATAAGTGTGCCTGCAGGTATGGATGACTGAACCGCTCAAAGTGTAGCCGCACCGGCGGCCTCTGTCGCTCCCGCTCCATCTGGGATGCGCCTTCTGCAGTCAGTCCCTCCAGAGTGGGGGCAAGTCTG
Coding sequences within:
- a CDS encoding glycosyl hydrolase, which translates into the protein MAEPGRIFEPGPSGSWDEEVVSCPVVLREGGRFRMWYYGRERNFPGGAIEGGGDGIPMGRTGLAESSDGIHFVRVAGPGHRGAVLDPSGVPGRFDSWQVGGTDVTRVGDLYSLYFMGAWDGATMVEGHLRKGFPLRIGLARSTDGLHFERVDGPYAGAVLTNGAPGEWDEWFVGWPRILALPGGGWRMYYHGAGPTHPRAAGIAESADGVHWEKRGVVLAPTGNSDDFDCRAISTRHVIPWQGGYLMAYEALPAESRGSYRIGIATSPDGLRWERLRGPLTLGCVLDVGPAGTWDSLAIGTPYLVPDGAGLLMYYVGFGPRPTARGVGGSIGLARCDGRDLTRWEKVSA
- a CDS encoding DUF427 domain-containing protein, with the translated sequence MQRPQRIPPGPGQESVWDYPRPPRVEPVSKRLRVVFNGTTIAETTRGYRVLETSHPPVYYFPPDDILPGVLTPNPRQTFCEFKGTASYYDVCVGERTAAAAAWTYRDPTPAYRAIANYVAFYPSRMDACYVDDERVQAQPGDFYGGWITSAIVGPFKGGPGTAGW
- a CDS encoding LLM class flavin-dependent oxidoreductase; its protein translation is MPKGIVINFLPPAEQAEWVRRAEAAGFDEVWHEGGLIHAAAVVLASQRAAVGTGVLTVYNYEPAIVASAARLLQGLAGGRFRLGIGATTLPDAALQFPRERSHGAERMAEWIALMRRYFAGPPGPFRGRFFSLDILGSQPAIAIPIYVGALTPRMMRMAGRVADGVAGHPFWPAHWAREVILPAVEAGAREAGRPRPPVSGWIFTAIGPDRQTCRDDVRRYYARAIQGEPAKLDAIARRMGWEQAFAAVRAALAAGTTDAALAALPDTLLDALAITGPPDEARRQFAERWDGLYDVPVFYTPGGPRVNDYLAAVIETFGR
- a CDS encoding TIGR03560 family F420-dependent LLM class oxidoreductase, with product MANFPIRFGIQVGPQHITWQELLDVFQLVDDLGFDTGWTFDHFIPISPGGTKEPWIEDDCLEGWTTLTALGALTRRLRVGCLVTGNTYRHPAVLANMAATVDHITGGRLYVGMGAAWYELEHTMYGIPFYDVPERLRRLNEAVQVLRLLWTEHRANFHGRYYQLKDALCYPKPLQPRLPILIGGAGERVTARIVARHADAWQTWGEPAVWRHKKQVLQRHCDEVGRAIDEIELVMGAPLVLAERDEEADRRLEALAARRGFPVERARSLYLAGGPDRVAARIQEYLEIGVTHFLFNMVEREHEMLRLFAREVMPRFR
- a CDS encoding fasciclin domain-containing protein; translated protein: MADIVETAVAAGSFSTLVKAVQAAGLVDTLKGAGPFTVFAPNDDAFAKLPAGTIEGLLADKDKLVSVLTYHVVPGKVMAADVATMSSAKTVQGQEVRFDTSDGVKVNDARVVQADIVADNGVIHVIDSVILPS
- a CDS encoding sirohydrochlorin chelatase — translated: MPSVRLSSAPVLLIVQDGAESDAAASALAAAFAAQTSEKAWLTSAAKAAATVRQIAGGGKYRLRAVSLCLTGPDEMPAALKSLRATMPTVSIHWLGRAPLGEAIVGSLAEQLARSPAGAVLLAAEAGASSEWRAEVARLARLLAERADIRALNYAFIDGSWPRLADAAEQLTARGEKRLLVAPLLVVGGPLLARLDEQLGQLQAADPALTIERLAPAGGHPQIVQAIVRHIAAQAEAAARQQMAETHTHGGLSHAHPLAALDAILPPRYRGGVSVSAAPMSAADLVYDEQGQVAWDRVWSGFCELALAGGPPHRGTLLEPVPPSEVESDPEGYARVIAELTRGITMTTGLPVVLSQSPGWIGIRCDDEEMAIWLLRAIIVENVFARREGTVIYLPAGPRFRLEHEIKNVVTAVAKTTHYWTEHRASLGAKNEA